One window of Suricata suricatta isolate VVHF042 chromosome 6, meerkat_22Aug2017_6uvM2_HiC, whole genome shotgun sequence genomic DNA carries:
- the PFN3 gene encoding profilin-3, which yields MGDWKGYISAVLRDQRIDDMAIVGHSDNRCVWASRPGGLLAAISPQEVGVLTGPDRRTFLQAGLSVAGRRCCVIRDHLLSEGDGVLDARAKGLDGRAICVGHTPRVLLVLMGRRGVHGGILNRTVHELINGLRKQGT from the coding sequence ATGGGCGACTGGAAAGGCTATATCAGTGCGGTGCTGCGGGACCAGCGTATTGATGACATGGCCATCGTGGGCCACTCGGACAATCGTTGTGTGTGGGCATCGCGCCCTGGGGGCCTTCTAGCTGCCATATCACCACAGGAGGTGGGTGTGCTCACAGGGCCTGACCGGCGCACCTTCTTGCAGGCGGGCTTGAGCGTGGCAGGCCGCCGCTGCTGTGTCATCCGAGACCACCTGCTGTCTGAGGGAGATGGTGTTCTGGACGCTCGCGCTAAGGGGCTGGATGGGCGTGCTATCTGCGTGGGCCACACCCCACGAGTGCTCCTGGTGCTCATGGGCCGCCGGGGTGTGCATGGGGGCATCCTCAACAGGACAGTGCACGAGCTGATCAATGGGCTACGCAAGCAGGGCACATAG